Sequence from the Pedobacter sp. D749 genome:
GAGTTGAAGACAACGGCAGACTAAACGTTGATACTGAAAAAGGTTTAAAAGTTTTTAACTTTAAAGAAATTGAATTTACACACACAAAATAAACACAAATGAAAAAAATCACCCTGGTGCTTTCGATGGTACTTTTTACTGTTGCTGGCGCATTCGCTCAAATTGAAAAACCGGTAACATGGGCTTACTCCGCAAAGAAAGTAAGTAAAACTGAGGCTATAATTTATTTAAAAGCGACAATTGATGACAGATGGCACATTTATTCTCAGAATGTGAAAGACGGAGGCCCGGTAAAAACCACGTTTACTTTTACTCCCTCTAAAGACTTCAGTCTTGTAGGTAAAACAATTGAGCCTAAAGCTATTGTTAAATATGAAAGCACTTTTAAAATGAATGTAAGTTATTTTGAAAAGTCAGTAATTTTTCAACAAAAAATTAAGCTAAACAAGGCAGCTACAGTAGTTAAAGGTGTAGTAGAGTTTATGGTTTGTAACGATAAACAATGTCTTCCACCAGAAGAAGTTGAGTTTAGTATTCCGGTTAAATAGTTGAAATCAAAATATTTGCAAACAGTCCCGAATTTTCGGGACTGTTTCTTTTTAAAGTAAAATCTACGAAGTGTTGTGGTTTAAAAAAAATCGTTTCTAAAATTATTCTTAATTTCACGGATTCAAAACACACACACAAAACACACAAATGAAAAAGGTTTTATTATTGTTGTTAATGGCTACAATGTTTATTGCATTGCCAGCTATTAAGAGTTACGCCCTTGTAACACAAGATACCACAGCAACTGCTCCTCCTGATGATATTGTTTTTACCGAAGTAGGTTCGGCACAGGATAGTGCTGCCAATAAGCAGGTAAAAACGGAAAAAGATACCCTTAAAAAGGATACGGTTAAAAAAGTAGAGAAAGCTGCGGTAGCTGGCAAAGATGCGCCAAAACAATCGCTTTGGGTAACCTTTGGTTTAGGTCTTTTGGCCGGTATTGCAGCTTTTTTTCTTCCATGTATTTTTCCGATGGTTCCGCTTACTGTTGGTTTCTTTACCAAAAGAGCCGAAAGCAGGGCAAAAGGAATCAGGAGTGCTATTATTTATGGTTTATCGATCATTGTAATTTACGTGGGCTTAGGCGTAATTATTACCTTGATCTGGGGCGCCAGTGCATTAAATGAGATCTCGACCGATGGATTTTTTAATATTTTCATCTTCCTTATCCTGATTGTTTTTGGTGTATCGTTTCTAGGCGCTTTTGAAATTACGCTACCTAGTTCGTTTGTAAATAAACTGGATGCAAAATCGGATGCGAAAGGTTTAAGCGGAATCTTTTTTATGGCAGCAACCCTGGCTGTTGTTTCCTTTTCTTGTACAGGCCCTTTAATTGGAACCTCATTGGTTGCCATTAATACCGATCTGTTAACACCTGTTATCGTCATGTTCGGCTTTTCGTTATCATTGGCGTTAATTTTTACCATGTTTGCTATTTTCCCAAGTTTAATGACGGGGCTACCAAAATCAGGTGGTTGGTTAAACTCAATCAAAGTTTTTCTTGGGTTCTTAGAATTGGGTTTATCATTAAAATTTCTTTCAACAGCCGATCTGGCCTATCACTGGGGAATATTGGACCGTGAGATATTCCTGGCCATCTGGATTGTACTTGCCTTAATTTTGGGCGTTTATTTATTAGGAAAAATTAAGTTTTCTCATGATAGCGACCTCCCTTATGTTTCAGTGCCAAGATTATTTATTGCAACAGCAACTTTTGTATTTGCCATTTATCTCATTCCGGGCTTATGGGGAGCACCTCTAAAAGCAGTGAGTGCATTGGTGCCGCCTTTATCCACTCAGGATTTTGTAATCGGACAAGATGGTGGCGGTGGCTCAAGCCCAACAGTTACACATGCTAAACGGAAATATTCAGAATTCCTGCACATTCCGCATAATATCGACGGGTTCTTCGATTACCAGGAAGCCCTTGCTTATGCTAAAGAGGTAAAAAAACCATTGTTTTTAGATTTCACCGGACATGGATGTGTAAATTGCAGAGAAATGGAAGCCAGGGTTTGGTCTGACCCAAGAGTGCTTAAAAAATTGAAAGAAGATTATATTGTGGTATCGCTTTATACAGATGATAAAACCAGTTTACCTGAAGCGGAACAATTTGACTCTAAAATTTTGGGCACAAAAGTGAATACCGTTGGTAAAAAATTCAAACATTTGCAGGCTGAAAGATTTAATACCATTTCGCAACCATATTATGTACTTTTGGGTACTGATGAAAAAGAATTAGTTTCGCCTCCTATTGGAGTAGAATTTGATATAGACAAATATTTGCAATATCTGGATAATGGATTATCAGAATTTGCTAAGAAACAAACAAATGAATAAGATTAAGAATATTGGCGTTTTAACCTCTGGCGGAGATTCGCCAGGCATGAACGCCGCAATTAGAGCCGTAGTTAGGGGCTCTATTTATTATGATATTGAAGTAACCGGATTTATCCGTGGATACGAAGGGCTGATCAACAATGATTTTATCCCTATGGACCGCAAATCTGTAGCAAATATTATCCAGCGCGGAGGAACCATTTTAAAAACTGCACGTAGTGAAGCTTTTAGAACCGTTGAGGGCAGAAAAAAAGCTTATGAAAACCTGAAAGCTAAAGGTATTGATGCTTTAGTGGTAATTGGTGGTGACGGAACATTTACGGGTGCCAATATTTTTTCTAAAGAGTTCGATTTCCCGATTGTAGGTTTACCTGGAACAATTGATAACGATTTGGCAGGTACCGATTTTACCATCGGTTATGATTCTGCCATCAATACTGTTATTGATGCGGTAGACAGGATCAGGGATACGGCTGAATCGCACGATAGATTATTCATCGTGGAAGTAATGGGCCGCGACTCCGGATTAATTGCTTTAAGAAGTGGAATTGGTGTAGGCGCAGAAGCGATTATGATCCCTGAAGCCAATATGAATGCAGATGATATATTACATAAATTAGAGCATAGCCGTAAAGATAAAGCATCGAAAATTATTATTGTTGCAGAAGGAGATGATACAGGCGGTGCATTTAAAGTTGGCGAAATTTTGCAGGAAAAATACCCACACTACGATACAAAGGTTTCGGTTTTGGGCCATATTCAGCGTGGAGGTAAACCAACATGTATGGACCGTGTATTGGCAAGCCGTTTAGGTGTTGCTGCTGTAGAGGGTTTAATTAATGGCGAAAGCGGTGTAATGGCCGGCCAGGTAAACCGCGAAATTATTTTTACCCCCTTCGATCATGCCATTAAACATATTAATGCCGAAAAAGTGAGTGCCAAATGGCTTAAACTCATTGATATACTTTCGTTTTAACGGAAACAGGATATAAAAAAGAAAAGTCTTTCCCGCACCGGAAAGACTTTCTTGTTTTTGCTTAGTTTTCGCAATAAGCAATTTCTTAATCTGCTAAAATAACAGCAGTACCATTGGCACTCACCATGAGCATGCTCCCTCCGCTACCTACAGTTTCATAATCTAAATCAACACCAACAATAGCATTTGCACCCAAAGCGGCTGCGTATTGCTGCATTTCGTTAACGGCGGTATCTTTACCCTCTCTTAAAACGCGCTCGTAAGAACTCGATCTACCCCCTACTATATCTGTTATGCCAGCAAATAAATCTTTAAAAATATTTGCGCCAATAATGGTTTCTCCGGTAACAAGACCAATATATTTTACAATTTTTCTGCCCTCAACTGTAGGCGTTGTAGTTACTAACATCGTTTCAGTTTTATTATTAGAACAAATTTTTTAAAAAATGTTACAATTTTCAAAAGCTTTTTTTACGTATTTCTGTAAGGTTTTGTCTCCTAAATATAAGGGCGCTAAGTGTTTTCTAAAAAATAAATTTATGAAATCTTTGCTGCTTTTGCATCACTATTAAAAATCAATGCTATGAGCACATCTAGAACTTTACTCCTTCTTCCCTTATTATTTGTTGCTTTTTTTGCTAAGGCGCAAATGCCAGTGTTAAAGGTACAACAGACCGAAACGGCAGAACAGAAAGAAGCCGTTAAACTTAAAAAACTGAATATCGATGTACAGATAACGGGGAATATTGCCACAACGGTGATGACAATGACCTTTCATAATAGTAGTAACCGCATTTTAGAAGGCGAACTTACTTTCCCAATGCCAGAGGGAATAAGCATTAGCCGTTATGCTTTAGATATCAACGGGAAAATGCGTGAGGCCGTACCGGTAGAAAAATCCAAAGCAACCGAAGTTTTCGAAAGCATTGAACGCAGACGGGTCGATCCGGGGTTGCTGGAGAAAGTTGAAGGGAATAACTTCCGTACCAGGATTTATCCTTTGCCCGCTAATGGCAGCAGGACCATTATTGTAGGTTACGAAGAAGAATTAAGTTTTAATAACGCCAATGTTTTAAGGTATCACCTTCCCTTAGATTATAATCAGGCCATTGAAAATTTCAGCTTAAAAACCACGGTTTTTGAAAGTATAATTAAACCCGAACTGGGCGAACAGCCCGATGGTAGCTTTGATTTAAAAGCCAATGGAAATACTTACGTTGGCGAAATTAATAAAACCAATTACCAGCCCAAAAACGACCTCACCATTAACCTGCCAAAGCGAAATAACCTGCCTGAGGTACAAATGCAAAAAGCATCATCAGGTTATTATTTTTTAGTGAATGTTTTTCCTAAAATTGAAAGCCGGGAGCGCCATTGGGCCAACCATATTGGCCTGCTCTGGGATGTATCGTTAAGTGGTCTTCAACGCAATACCGATAAAGAAATGGAATTGCTTGATTTAATCATCAGGCAAAAACAAAACTTAACTATCCAATTGGGCCTGGTAAACAACGGTTTTAAAAACGCCGGTACTTTTGCTATCACTAACGGCAATTGGTCAGCATTAAAAGATAAACTGAAAAATCTGGTTTATGATGGCGGCACAAATTTCAGCGCAATAAATGCAAAGGCCATCCAGGCAGACGAATATCTTTTATTTACAGATGGCTTATCTACCTTCGGAAGCAATAGTATTGCTTTAAATAAGCCTGTTCATTGTATTAATACGGCGCTAAAAGCAGATTACAGCACTTTAAAATATATCACCTTAAAAACTGGCGGCCAATTTGTAAACCTCAATTCCATAACCGTTAACGATGCTTTTAAACAGTTAAATCAACAAAACCTTCAGTTTATAGGGATCAAAAATGGAAACAGCATCCGGCAGACTTATCCTTCAATGAAAGTAAATGTAAACGGACATTTCTCTTTAGCTGGTATTATGAATGAATTTAATACTGAATTTACGTTGCAGTTTGGTTTTGGAAATACTGTTGTTTCAGAACAAGTGATTCGCTTAAATGCTACTGAGCATACTTTGAGCAGTATTGATGTAAGCCGCGTTTGGGCGCAGAAGAAAATTGCTGAAATGGATATCCAGTACGAAGAAAATAAAGATGATATCAGCGTTTTAAGTAAACAGTTTGGTATTGTTACCCGCAATACCAGCCTCATCGTGCTGGAAAATCTTGATGATTACCTGCGTTATGATATTGTGCCTCCTATTGAACTTCAACAGGCCTATAATGCGGTTTTGAAGCAACGCAGAACGGCTATTTTGGAACGTAAGCAAGATTTGATCGATGCTGCGGTAGCCATGACCAAAGAACTGAAAACCTGGTGGAATACCGACTTCTACTATAAAGAACCAGGAAAGAAGAAAGAGAGATACCCTGACCCTGGGCAGAGAGATGTAAATGGAATTCCGACAGCTGATATCGTAATGAGCGAACCAGTTGGTGACGCGCCAAGGCGAGAAGTTGCGAAAGCAGCTGAAATGGTAGTTCCACCTACGCCACAAGCGGTAACGCCTGCTCCAGCTACTGGAGCTGCCAGAAGAGATAATAAAGAAACGAATCAATTAAATGAAGTGGTGGTTGTAGGCTATGCCGCTCAGCAAAAAGCTGCTGTAACGGGATCGGTCACGACCATTAGAAGCAATGCTTCAAGCGCTCTTCAGGGTAGGGTTGCGGGTGTTCAGATAGCAAGAGTAGATGCCATGAAAATGCCGCCTGCACCACAACAGCAACCCGCCATCATTATCCCTGAATTTAAAAGTGATAAAGATTATATGAAGAACCTGGTCGGTAAACCAGATAGTGCTTATCAGGCTTATTTAAAAATGCGCTCAAAATACATTTCAACACCGATGTTTTATTTTGATGTGGCCAATTGGTTTTACCAGCAGAAAGACAGTGTAAGGGCCTTAACCATTTTAAGCAATATTGCCGATTTAGATTTGGAGAATGCCGATCTATATAAAACCCTGGCCTATAAATTAAAGCAGACCGGAAATTACAAAGATGAACTTTTTATTACCCAAAAAGTCTTGCAATGGCGCCCTATGGATGCACAGAGTTATAGGGATTATGCGCTGGCGCTGGCCGATAACGGGCAATATCAACCAGCATTAGATAATTTATATAAGGTACTTACCCAAAGTTATAATGCCCAGATTGCCGATAGAGATCAGGGCATCGAAGAAATCATCATTTCGGAGATGAATAACCTCCTGGCAAAACATGGCAATAAACTCAGTACAAAAGAAATTGACAAACGGTTGATCCAATCTTTACCTGTAGATGTGCGTGTGGTGCTCAACTGGAATAAAAATGATACAGATATCGACCTGTGGTTAACTGATCCAACGGGAGAAAAAGGGTATTATGGTAATTCAAAAACAAAAATAGGTGGCAGGATTAGTAACGATTTTACTTCAGGTTATGGCCCGGAGCAGTTTATGATTAAAAAAGCGATAAAAGGAAAATATAAAATTGAGGTTAACTATTATGGCGATAACCAGATTAATATTAGCGGTCCAACAACAGTTAACGCTGAGATTTATACCCGATATGCTACTGGTAAACAGCAAAGAAAAGTAATTGTATTGCCGCTCGCAGCTGAGAGTAGCGGAGGAAACCTGGTAGGTGAATTTAATTTTTAGGATTATATTGATTAATTGCATTCATGGGCGTCGACTTAAGTCGACGCCCATGAATGCAATTAATATTATAGCAACAAACCGGCAACCTCTTCCCAGTTGTTTACACGCTCGTATTCAGTTACAAGCAAATTGTGGGGCGAAGAAAATAATAAAGGTCGACCGTTAAAATTTACAAAGTTTTTAATACGGTCATCAATGATGATGTCGACATTCACAATTTTATTTCCGCAGAACATAATGTGCTGCCAATCAACGAAAGGAAAATGTTCGGCCATCCAATCGTATTTGTCGATCAATGAGTTTCGGAACTCCATTGCTGCGGAAACAATGTACACATCATATTTTTCCTGTAAGGCTTTAATTACCCTTTGGCTATCTGCAATAACTTCAAGGTCGCGAAAAAAGCCAGGTTCATTGATATATTCGAACCATTTTTGGTTAACATCCTGTGGAACATGGTGGAAAATTTCGTTTCCTGCATCGATCTTTAAGTCAAGCGGAACATTAAAATCCCGGTTATATAATTTAATAAATTTTCCAACGGCGTCGGCAATCACCTCGTCCATATCAATCGCAATTCTTTCCATTCTGTACCTGCAAATATTTTGGCGCAAATATCCTGAAAACAAAGAAATTAAACTATGTTTTTAATTTACAGTATTTTAGTTATCTTTGCAGCCCCGCAGCATGAAGCTCCGGGAACTATGTTGAATACATAAATACAAAAGAAAATGGCAACTAAAATCAGATTGCAAAGATTCGGTAAAAAAGGAAAACCTTTTTTCCACGTTGTGGTAGCAGATTCTCGCTCTCCACGTGATGGTAAATTTATTGAGCGTTTAGGTTCTTATAACCCAAATACCAATCCTGCTACCATCGAAATTAACTTCGAAAAAACTTTAGCTTGGGTTAACAGTGGTGCACAACCAACTGATACTGCTCGTGCTATCCTTTCTTACAAAGGTGTTTTGTACAAAAAACACTTAGAAGGTGGTGTTAAAAAAGGAGCTTTAACTCAAGAACAGGCAGATGAAAAATTTGCAGCTTGGTTAGATGCTAAAGCAGGTAAAATTTCTGGTAAAACAGAAGGTTTAGCTACTTCTAAAGCAGATGCGCGTAAAGCAGCATTAGCAGCAGAAGCTAAGAAAAAAGAAGATAAAGCAGCAGTTATCGCAGCTAAAAATGCACCAGTTGCAGAAGAGGTTGTTGAAGAAGAAGCTCCAGCTGTTGAGGCTGAAGCAACTGAAGAAGCTCCTGCAGCAGAAGCTACTAAAGAAGAAGGAGCAGAATAATTTTAATTATTTTGTCTCATAAAATAGCGTTCCGGATATTCGGAACGCTATTTTTATTTAAAAGATATTATTTACAGTTCGTCATGCTGAATTTATTTCAGCATCTTTCTTGTCATAGATCCTGAAATAAATTCAGGATGACGTGACTTTTTAAGGCACATTTAGTCGCTATGAAACACGAAGAAGCATTTTATATAGGTTACGTTACTAAAACGAGGGGTTTAAAGGGAGAAGTTCAGGTATTTTTCGAATTAGATGAATACGAACAACTCGAATTTGATGTGGTATTTGCTGATATGAATGGTAAGCTTGTCCCATATTTTGTGGCTTCTGCAAAACTACAGGCCAATAAAACCGGGTATTTTAATTTTGATGATGCTGATCATATCGATAAAGTGCAGCCGCTACTAAAAAAGAAACTGTACCTGCCCCTGTCGCAAATGCCAGAACGTGAAGAAGGAGAATTTTTCTATACCGACTTTAAAGGTTATTTAGCAATAGATGAAACTTTGGGTGAACTAGGTGAGATTTTGGAAGTAAACGAATACCCACAACAATTCGTGGCTACAGTGATGTATAAAGAAACCGAAATCCTGTTCCCGCTAAATGAAGATTTTATTGTAGAATACGATGAGGATGAAAAAACACTAACCCTTGATTTACCCGAAGGTTTGCTCGATATTTATCTGGAAAACTAAAAGATTAAAAAAATATTTTCTGTTTTTTTGCTGCTCCTCAGTCTGTTTGTAAAATAGAACAATCTTTTAGTAAAATTGATTAAAATATTTAATTCTGGTTTTTAGGTAGGCCATAAATGCTATATAATCAGGTAATTATGTTTCGTTTACCGCCTTGGCCTTAAAATTATCCACGTTTTTGAAAAGAGCGTAGAAGAAATATTTGAGCCATAAGAAGGTGATTAACAGGATATGTTTTTTGGAGAAAAATTATTAATTTAGATTTCATTCTAATCAAATTAACATGCTCAAAAGAACATTAAAAATCGCCATGGTTTTTCTCGCCGTGCTTACAATCATTTCTTGTAAAACTGTACAACAGGCAAATTTGAAAGAAATTAAGCCCTTTGTTGGTATCTGGAACGATACCAGTAATCCGGGGTGTAAAATCGTTTTTAAAGCGGATGGAAGTTTTTACAATCTCGCCAAGGAAGGTGGTGTGCAGATCGTCACACATAGCGGCACATTTAAAATTTTATCCGGCAACATGTATGTGCTAAATATTGCTGATGCAAGGCCCGATGCTACTTACGATCTTAAAGGCAGGCAATATGCAAACTATTATACCTTAGGCAATGACCAAAAAACAATGAAAGTAAGCGGTGTTGTTGACGGACGGAACGGTAGGAAGCCGTTACAGTGGGCGAGCAATCTGGTAAAGGTTAATACGCTGGATTAATATTTACAGCAATGAGTTGCGATAAGAGTCAAAATTGAACTAAGCGTAGCAAAATTCGACCTCGGGCTAAAGACTTCAGGTTAAAGACTTACCTTTGCGTTATGCGTTTCGATATTATAACAGTTCTGCCCGCTTTATTAGAAAGCCCGTTTGCCCATTCTATTTTGCAACGTGCACAAAAAAAAGGCATTGCCGAAATAGTGGTACATAACCTGCGGGATTACGCCACCAATAAACAAAAAAGTGTAGATGATTACCAATATGGCGGAGGAAGCGGCATGGTGATGAGTATCGAACCCTTTGCGGCCTGTATCGAAAAACTTCAGGCTGAGCGCGAATACGATGAAATTATTTTCATGAGCCCCGACGGCGTTACTTTAAACCAAAGCACGGCCAACGAACTTTCTATTAAAAAGAACATCATTATTTTATGTGGCCATTACAAAGGCATAGATCAGCGTATACGCGATATCTTTGTAACGAGGGAGGTTTCTGTGG
This genomic interval carries:
- a CDS encoding protein-disulfide reductase DsbD domain-containing protein yields the protein MKKITLVLSMVLFTVAGAFAQIEKPVTWAYSAKKVSKTEAIIYLKATIDDRWHIYSQNVKDGGPVKTTFTFTPSKDFSLVGKTIEPKAIVKYESTFKMNVSYFEKSVIFQQKIKLNKAATVVKGVVEFMVCNDKQCLPPEEVEFSIPVK
- a CDS encoding protein-disulfide reductase DsbD, encoding MKKVLLLLLMATMFIALPAIKSYALVTQDTTATAPPDDIVFTEVGSAQDSAANKQVKTEKDTLKKDTVKKVEKAAVAGKDAPKQSLWVTFGLGLLAGIAAFFLPCIFPMVPLTVGFFTKRAESRAKGIRSAIIYGLSIIVIYVGLGVIITLIWGASALNEISTDGFFNIFIFLILIVFGVSFLGAFEITLPSSFVNKLDAKSDAKGLSGIFFMAATLAVVSFSCTGPLIGTSLVAINTDLLTPVIVMFGFSLSLALIFTMFAIFPSLMTGLPKSGGWLNSIKVFLGFLELGLSLKFLSTADLAYHWGILDREIFLAIWIVLALILGVYLLGKIKFSHDSDLPYVSVPRLFIATATFVFAIYLIPGLWGAPLKAVSALVPPLSTQDFVIGQDGGGGSSPTVTHAKRKYSEFLHIPHNIDGFFDYQEALAYAKEVKKPLFLDFTGHGCVNCREMEARVWSDPRVLKKLKEDYIVVSLYTDDKTSLPEAEQFDSKILGTKVNTVGKKFKHLQAERFNTISQPYYVLLGTDEKELVSPPIGVEFDIDKYLQYLDNGLSEFAKKQTNE
- the pfkA gene encoding 6-phosphofructokinase — its product is MNKIKNIGVLTSGGDSPGMNAAIRAVVRGSIYYDIEVTGFIRGYEGLINNDFIPMDRKSVANIIQRGGTILKTARSEAFRTVEGRKKAYENLKAKGIDALVVIGGDGTFTGANIFSKEFDFPIVGLPGTIDNDLAGTDFTIGYDSAINTVIDAVDRIRDTAESHDRLFIVEVMGRDSGLIALRSGIGVGAEAIMIPEANMNADDILHKLEHSRKDKASKIIIVAEGDDTGGAFKVGEILQEKYPHYDTKVSVLGHIQRGGKPTCMDRVLASRLGVAAVEGLINGESGVMAGQVNREIIFTPFDHAIKHINAEKVSAKWLKLIDILSF
- a CDS encoding heavy metal-binding domain-containing protein; translated protein: MLVTTTPTVEGRKIVKYIGLVTGETIIGANIFKDLFAGITDIVGGRSSSYERVLREGKDTAVNEMQQYAAALGANAIVGVDLDYETVGSGGSMLMVSANGTAVILAD
- a CDS encoding VIT domain-containing protein, with the translated sequence MSTSRTLLLLPLLFVAFFAKAQMPVLKVQQTETAEQKEAVKLKKLNIDVQITGNIATTVMTMTFHNSSNRILEGELTFPMPEGISISRYALDINGKMREAVPVEKSKATEVFESIERRRVDPGLLEKVEGNNFRTRIYPLPANGSRTIIVGYEEELSFNNANVLRYHLPLDYNQAIENFSLKTTVFESIIKPELGEQPDGSFDLKANGNTYVGEINKTNYQPKNDLTINLPKRNNLPEVQMQKASSGYYFLVNVFPKIESRERHWANHIGLLWDVSLSGLQRNTDKEMELLDLIIRQKQNLTIQLGLVNNGFKNAGTFAITNGNWSALKDKLKNLVYDGGTNFSAINAKAIQADEYLLFTDGLSTFGSNSIALNKPVHCINTALKADYSTLKYITLKTGGQFVNLNSITVNDAFKQLNQQNLQFIGIKNGNSIRQTYPSMKVNVNGHFSLAGIMNEFNTEFTLQFGFGNTVVSEQVIRLNATEHTLSSIDVSRVWAQKKIAEMDIQYEENKDDISVLSKQFGIVTRNTSLIVLENLDDYLRYDIVPPIELQQAYNAVLKQRRTAILERKQDLIDAAVAMTKELKTWWNTDFYYKEPGKKKERYPDPGQRDVNGIPTADIVMSEPVGDAPRREVAKAAEMVVPPTPQAVTPAPATGAARRDNKETNQLNEVVVVGYAAQQKAAVTGSVTTIRSNASSALQGRVAGVQIARVDAMKMPPAPQQQPAIIIPEFKSDKDYMKNLVGKPDSAYQAYLKMRSKYISTPMFYFDVANWFYQQKDSVRALTILSNIADLDLENADLYKTLAYKLKQTGNYKDELFITQKVLQWRPMDAQSYRDYALALADNGQYQPALDNLYKVLTQSYNAQIADRDQGIEEIIISEMNNLLAKHGNKLSTKEIDKRLIQSLPVDVRVVLNWNKNDTDIDLWLTDPTGEKGYYGNSKTKIGGRISNDFTSGYGPEQFMIKKAIKGKYKIEVNYYGDNQINISGPTTVNAEIYTRYATGKQQRKVIVLPLAAESSGGNLVGEFNF
- a CDS encoding 5'(3')-deoxyribonucleotidase gives rise to the protein MERIAIDMDEVIADAVGKFIKLYNRDFNVPLDLKIDAGNEIFHHVPQDVNQKWFEYINEPGFFRDLEVIADSQRVIKALQEKYDVYIVSAAMEFRNSLIDKYDWMAEHFPFVDWQHIMFCGNKIVNVDIIIDDRIKNFVNFNGRPLLFSSPHNLLVTEYERVNNWEEVAGLLL
- a CDS encoding 30S ribosomal protein S16 — its product is MATKIRLQRFGKKGKPFFHVVVADSRSPRDGKFIERLGSYNPNTNPATIEINFEKTLAWVNSGAQPTDTARAILSYKGVLYKKHLEGGVKKGALTQEQADEKFAAWLDAKAGKISGKTEGLATSKADARKAALAAEAKKKEDKAAVIAAKNAPVAEEVVEEEAPAVEAEATEEAPAAEATKEEGAE
- the rimM gene encoding ribosome maturation factor RimM (Essential for efficient processing of 16S rRNA), which gives rise to MKHEEAFYIGYVTKTRGLKGEVQVFFELDEYEQLEFDVVFADMNGKLVPYFVASAKLQANKTGYFNFDDADHIDKVQPLLKKKLYLPLSQMPEREEGEFFYTDFKGYLAIDETLGELGEILEVNEYPQQFVATVMYKETEILFPLNEDFIVEYDEDEKTLTLDLPEGLLDIYLEN
- the trmD gene encoding tRNA (guanosine(37)-N1)-methyltransferase TrmD, with amino-acid sequence MRFDIITVLPALLESPFAHSILQRAQKKGIAEIVVHNLRDYATNKQKSVDDYQYGGGSGMVMSIEPFAACIEKLQAEREYDEIIFMSPDGVTLNQSTANELSIKKNIIILCGHYKGIDQRIRDIFVTREVSVGDYVLSGGELPAAIVVDAVVRLIPGVLNDETSALSDSFQGELLDAPVYTRPADWRGYKVPDVLLSGHEAKVNEWRHEQALERTKTRRPDLLE